The genomic interval CAGTGCGGTAATCAGTTCGCGTGCCTGTGCCGCCGTGTAAAGCCAATCGCTGCTGAAACTGATCACCAAGAATTTTGCGGTGACATGCGCCAGCGCCTCGCCCATATCGGCGCAGCCCTCGGCAATATCAAAATAATCAAGTGCTTTCGTCACATAAAGATAGCTGTTGGCATCAAAGCGCTGGACGAACTTTTCACCCTGATATTTCAGATAGCTTTCAACGGTGTATTCGGGAGCAAAGGTATAACGCCCTCCCGTTTGCAAATCGCGCCCGAATTTCGTTTCGAGTGAATACTCGCTCATATAGGTGATATGCCCAACCATGCGTGCCACTGCAAGACCCGCATCAGGTGGTGTTTTCCCGTAATAATCCCCGTTGTTCCAATTTGGATCGGCGTAAATCGCCTGCCGCCCAATTTCGTTGAAGGCGATGTTTTGTGCGGACGAACGGGCGGTACTGGCAAGAAAGAGGACGTTCTGAACACGGTCTGGGTAATCCACTGCCCATTGAAGCGCCTGCATCCCGCCCATGCTCCCTCCGACGACGGCAAACAGGCGGTGAATGCCAAGATGATCGAGCAAATGCCGCTGCGCTGCTACCATATCGCCAACGGTCAGGATCGGAAAACGCAGTCCATAGGGCTGACCGTCCGCCGCAAGCGACGATGGTCCCGTACTTCCCCGACAGCCGCCAATGACGTTGCTGCAAATGACAAAATAACGGTTCGTATCAAACATTTTTTCCGGACCTACCGCCTCGTCCCACCAGCCGGGCGCTTCGGCAGGATCATCGGTGTAGTAGCCGGCAACATGAGAATCCCCTGAGAGTGCGTGACAGATCAGAATTGCATTTCGGCAGTCGGCATCAAGCATTCCATAGGTTTCATAGGCAAGGGTGAAGGCGGGGAGAACACCCCCCCCCTGAAGGGGGAGCGCCTCGTTAAAATGAACGAGGTGGCGCTGGACAATGCCTACTGAATGACTATCACACATAGCAATATCCTGTGCAAAATCGGGTGTAGAGGCGGGTGTCGATAAGTTCTCCGCCATCATATGCGAAAAGGGAACAAGGGCGACTCTATAGGGTCGCCCTAACGGTATGATTTGTTAGGCTGTTGTCAGAGCGCTTTGCGCCACCGCCAACGCCTGATCCAAATCCCAAAGAATATCCTTGATATCCTCAATGCCCACGGCCAAACGCACATAGTCCTCAGTGACGCCCGTCGCCTTCTGTTCTTCCGCGCTCAGTTGGCTGTGGGTCGTGCTTGCCGGATGAATGGCGAGAGACCGCGCATCGCCCACGTTGGCAAGGTGGCTAAACACTTTCAAGTTATCAATGAAGGCGCGTCCGCTCTCGCGCCCCCCTTTAATCCCAAACCCAATCACCGCACCCGCGCCTTTAGGAAGGTATTTCTTCGCCCGTTCATAGCTCTTGTGGTTGGGCAGACCCGGGTAATTCACCCATGCGACAGCGGGGTGTTTTTCAAGATGCTGCGCCACCGCCAATGCATTTTCCACATGGCGCTGAACGCGCAGGGCAAGCGTTTCCAAGCCGATGATGTTCAAGAAACTGTTGAAAGGCGCTTGCGAGCCGCCGAAATCGCGCAAGCCGACGACGCGAGCGCGGATGATGAAGGCTGCTGCCCCTGCCACATCTGCCAGAACTGCGTTATGGTAGGCGGGTTCGGGGGCAACAATCCCGCGATGCCGCCCGCTTGCCTTCCAATCGAATTTCCCGCTGTCCACAATCACCCCGCCGATGCTCAAGCCATGCCCACCGATCCATTTCGTCGTGCTGTGAACGACAATATCGACTCCGTATTCAAAGGGGCGGATCAGGTAAGGCGTCCCAAAGGTGTTATCGACAATCACTGGAACGCCATGCTTATGGGCAACCTTGGCGATTCCCTCAAAATCGGGGATTTCCAATTTTGGGTTGCCAATTGTTTCGAGGTAGATCGCCCGTGTTTTATCATTAATCAGGCGTTCATAATCGGCGGGATCATCCCCTTCCACAAAGTGGGTGGTGATCCCCAAACGGCGGAGCGATTGCGAAAAGAGCGTGTACGTCCCGCCGTAAAGCGCCGCCGAAGAAATGATCTCGTCACCCGTATCGGCTAGTGTGAGGATTGCCAGTGTCTCAGCGAACTGCCCAGACGCCGTTGCCAGCGCCCCAATACCCCCCTCTAAGGCGGCGATGCGTTGCTCAAAGACATCGTTCGTCGGGTTCATGATCCGCGTGTAGATGTTCCCCGCCTCTTGCAAGGCAAAGAGCGCCGCAGCGTGATCGGTGTTCTTGAACTGATAACTCGTCGTTTGGTAAAGCGGCACGGCGCGGGCGCGGGTGGTTGGGTCAGGGCTGTACCCCGCATGAAGCGCTTGGGTATGGAACGACAATTCGTGGTTGTTTCCGTTTGATCCAGACATGGTAGAAAAACTCCTTGAACGATGAGCGCAATTGGGACGGACAGGTTTCGCTCAGAGGTGGTGGTGGGAGTCGAACCCACTCGTTACGGTTTTGCAGACCATAGCGTTCCCACTTCGCCACACCACCCTATCGCAGGGCAAGTCATCTAGAAAAGGCAACAAAAAAGCCCCGGCACTATGGCTCAGGGCTTTTCACACACCGTCGCAGGGGAGCGACTTTTCAGCGTGACGCAACCGGACGCCATAGTACGCAACGCGCACTACACATCATACAGCCACAGCACATCTGATTCAGCATTCCCCAAACAACCATGAGGGTGACCTTAACTATTGAACTTTCCCTATCAAGATACTAGTATAATGCATTTTGGAAATTCGGCAAGAGGAGAATTCCCTTCAAGGCAATTTAGTGCTATAGTGTCTCAATCTATCATGATTTGCTCTTGTTTGTGGTTCGTTTAGAGGATCAAATACATAAGGATGCGCTATACAGGGAAAACATGGGTCTACGGCGATAACGTCAACACGGATGTAATCTTCCCCGGCAAATACACCTACACGGTATCCGATCTGGCACAGATGGCAGCGCACGCCCTCGAAGACCTCGATCCGACCTTTGCCAAGACCGTCCGCGCTGGCGATATACTCGTTGGTGGAAACAATTGGGGGAACGGATCGTCACGAGAGCAAGCCGTGACCTGTTTGGTGGCGGCGGGGGTGCGCGTTCTCATCGCCAAATCCATCGCCCGTATCTACTTTCGGAATGCGGTGAACGGTGGTTTGCTGCCGGTGGTCTGTCCGGCGGCAGTGGCGGCAATCGAATCCGGGGAGGTCGTCACTGTCGATACAGAGACATGCACCATCACCTGTGGGGCAGGGATCTTTGAGTTTCCCCAATTATCGCCTTCGCTGAAAACAATTTTAGAAGCGGGCGGGCTGATCGAGATGCTCAAAGTAAAACTGGCGGCACAGTCACACCCCTAACCGCATAAAGGTCTCATCTTCCTATTTGACGACAACCGAGACCTACTAAGTCTCGGCAAAGCGCCAAATCATCGTCTTAGACATCGACTCAAAAGGGCGTTATGGCTGCAATCAACGTGTGTTTGATTTCCGGCGATGGTGTGGGCGCGGAAGTCATTCCCGCTGCACGGCGGGTCTTAGAAGCATTAGGGCTGGATATTCACTTCAGCGAAGCGGAAGCGGGTTGGGCTTGTTTCCAAAAACAGGGTGATGCTCTTCCCCCTGCAACCCTAGAAGCAATCCGCGCCGCCGATGGAACTCTTTTCGGGGCAACGCAATCCCCTTCGACAAAGGTGGAAGGCTACCGTTCCCCTGTCCTTGCCATGCGCCGCGCCTTTGATCTCTACGCCAATCTGCGCCCCACCGTCTCGCTGCCCGTGCCGGGCTGCCCGCCGGGGATTGACCTTCTAATCGTCCGCGAAAACACCGAAGGGATGTACAGCGGGCGTGAACGGCGCGAGGGCGACACGGCAATCAGCGAACGGGTGATCACCGTCCCCGCCACAGAACGTATCGCCCGCTATGCCTTTGCCGCTGCCCAAAAACGACCCCGCAAAAACGTGACCATCGTCCACAAGGCTAATGTTTTGAAAGAAACAGACGGCTTGTTTCGGGAGGTGTGTTTCCGCGTGGCAGCAGAATTTCCTGATGTGGCAGTCGATGAACTTCTGGTGGACGCTTGCGCTATGTGGTTGGTTAAAAATCCGGCGCGGTTTGATGTGATCGTTACCGAAAACCTCTTTGGAGACATTCTCTCCGATGAAGCGGCGGGTTTGGTTGGCGGGTTGGGTATTGCCCCCTCAGCAAACATAGGGGCGGGAAAAATCGCCTATTTTGAGCCGGTGCATGGCTCAGCGCCGGATATTGCCGGGCAGGGGGTTGCCAACCCCACAGGGGCGATCCTCAGCGCGGCAATGCTCTTGGCGCATGTTGGACAACCAGAAACCGCTGGACGTATTGAACGAGCGGTGTGGGCAACCCTTTATGATGGTATCTACAGCCGCGATCTGGGCGGTGAGGCTGGCACACAGGCAATGACGGAGGCGATCCTCGCCCGATTATGGCTATGACCCATACCACACCCGCTGGAATCAGCCTTGATCCTCTCGCCGTATTGAAAGGGCTGGTTGAACACTACAGCCCTTCCCACCAAGAACGGCGGGCGTCGGAGTACCTTGCCGCCCAAATGACGGCGATGGGCTTTGACAACGCCTTTGTCGATGCCGCCGACAACGCGGTGGGTGTCATTGGCACAGGTTCGCGGGAGATCGTCCTCTTGGGGCATATTGACACCGTTGCCGGCTATATTCCAGTCACCCTCGGGGACGGCAAGCTGTATGGGCGCGGGACGGTGGACGCCAAAGGACCCCTTGCCACCTTCGCCTGTGCAGCAGCCCTTGTCGGGGCGCGGGAAGGCTGGCGAATTGTCGTCATTGGGGCAACAGAAGAAGAAGCGATCACCAGTAAAGGGGCGCACCATGCCCTCAGCGTCTATACCCCTGAATACGTCGTCATTGGTGAACCAAGCCGTTGGGATCGGATCACACTGGGCTATAAGGGGCGGCTGTTGGTCGATTACTGCTGTATGCGCCCTGTCGTTCATACTGCCCGCCTTGAACCAAACGCCATTGAACATGCGGTGCGCTATTGGAACGCTGTGCAAACGGCAGTTGCCCAGATCAACGAAGGGCGGGATAAGGCATTTGATCAGGTGTTTGCTTCCATCCGTTCAATTCAGTCGCGCAGCGATGGCTTCCACGATACGGCGGAAATGACGCTCGGCTTTCGGCTGCCACCCGATATTACCCCCGATGATCTGTTCGCCCGTCTGGGTGATTTTGCGGAATTGGGAACGTTGACCCCACGCGGGGGAGAACGCACCTATCGGGCGGAGAAAAATACCCCACTGACTCGTGTATTTAACAATGCCATTCGTGATGTAGGCGGCAAACCGGGCTATGTCTACAAAACAGGAACATCCGATATGAACATCGTCGGAGCGGTCTGGTCGTGTCCGATTGTCGCCTATGGACCCGGTGACTCGACACTCGATCACACCCCGGAAGAACATATCGAGATCGATGAATACTTGCGGGCAGTTAATGTGCTGCGCCGCGCCCTCATCGAACTTACTGGGGAGGCAGAGGCAAGGTGAATGACATACCTGTTGTAACGATCATCATCCCTTGTCTGAACGAGATTAATTTTATTGATACGTGCTTAACGTCTGTCTTAAATTTTGAATTAAATTCTGGCTCCTTTGAAGTAATTGTGGTGGATGGTATGTCTACTGATGGCACGCGAAATGCCCTTGCCTGGTGGACAATGCGCTATCCCAAATACATGCGTGTTTTAGACAATCCCTATCAGATCGTCCCGACAGCAATGAATATTGGGATTCGGGAGGCGCGGGGGCGCTGGATCGTTCGCTTGGACGCCCACAGCATGTACCCTTCGGATTACCTCAGCTTATGTCTAGATACGGCGATGAGCAGTAATGCCGATAATGTGGGCGGCGTTGTCATTCCCCAGCGGAAAGATGAAACACGCCAAGCCAGCCTGATCCAAGCGCTGACGACGCACAGTTTTGGCGTGGGCGATGCCGAATTCCGCTTAGAGACAACAAGCGCCTATGTCGATACCGTTCCCTTCGGGTGCTACCGACGAGACGTTTTTGAAAAGATTGGCTTGTTTGATGAACGCTTGGTGCGCAACCAAGATTACGAATTCAACCGCCGCCTGACCTCTGCCGGAGGGCGCATCTGGCTGAACCCCGACATCCGCATCTATTATTACAATGAGCCAACACTCGGTGAGTTGTTTCAGCAGGCACGCTATACCGGGCGCTGGAATCCCTACATGTGGGTAGTTGCTCCCTACAGTTTTTCCCCCCGCCATGCCATACCGGGCTTGTTCTTGCTAGGGCTGCTTAAGGGGATACTCGCTATCCACCTGCTGCCGGTGTTGGTCTTGCCCTACGGGATGATTCTCCTCCTCTACGGCATCTTGGCGCTGATCAGTGCCGCACAGCAAAGCTACAAATATGGCAAATGGATGCTCCCCATCTTGCCGTTTTTGTTTTTGCTCTACCATCTGAACTATGGTTATGGTATTTTACGCGGTGTGATCGATGTCCTTCTTCACCGTTCACCAGTTCAGAATGGGCAAGAGGTCTGGAAAGGGGCGGGGTTTAAGCTGATCAAACCTAAAGAGTTGAAAAACGGCTTTGTATATTCCGCACAACAAATTACTGTTGATCCTTAACACAATCTCGTGTTATGCTAATGACATTCTACGAAAACGCATAGAATAGATACAAACCAAACCCATGCAGCGCAACGGCAAATTCTTTTTTAGCTACTCGTTTTATTACTTTAAGGGCACCCCCTTAGAGCGGTTGACGCTGGGTAGCTGAAAACGCCAACGCCGCAAGGCAATGGATGTCAAAAGCCACTGAGCAGCCGCTCAGTGGCTTTTTTTTGCGTAGAGATCGGGAATAAGAGAGGTTCATCAGCGCTATTCAGGGTGGGGTATATCACAGGGAGGGGAAGGGATGGGCTATCCAAACGGAATCGGCGGGAAGGTCTGTCGAGGTGTGCGCGGGGCAACCACCGTCACCGTGAACACACGAGAGGCAATTCTGACGGCAACACGAGAACTGCTGCGGCTGATCATCAAAGCAAACGGCATTGCCCCCGATGATGTGGCAAGCGCTTTTTTCACAACGACCCTTGACCTAAACGCCGATTACCCTGCAATTGCAGCGCGGCAGTTGGGGTGGTTGAATGTCGCTCTGATGTGCGCCCACGAGATGGCAATCCCACACGGGCTGCCCCAATGTATCCGCGTGCTTGTTCATTGGAATACCACACGGGCGCAAAATGAAGTTCACCATGTTTATATTCGTGGGGCGGAACACCTTCGTCCAGATCGGAAAATGCCCATCATTGTTGAAGACGATGAGCTAGATGCCCTTTACCCACACGGTTTTAAGCCAGATCAGCCAGAAACACAACCAATACAGGAGGAGAACTCGTGATGATCGTCATAATGTCCATCGCTGCTACCACCAAAGAAACCTCAGCGGTGATCGCCCGCATCAAGGAATTAGGCTTTCGTGCGCATTTAAGTGAAGGGGAGGAACGTGCCGTGATCGGAATTATTGGGGATGATCGGAAAGTCCCAGAGCCAGATATTTTCGCCGTAATGCCCGGTGTAGAGCGCGTTACCCGCGTCAGCGCCCCCTATAAACTTGCCAGCCGCGATTTTCACCCACACCCCACCTTCGTCCGCCTGAATGGGATGGAAGTGGGCAGTTCCAAGATTGCTATCATCGCCGGGCCCTGTTCGGTAGAGAGTCGCAACCAAATCTTAGAGACGGCACAAGCGGTGAAAGAAGCTGGCGCAACAGCACTGCGCGGTGGCGCATTCAAGCCGCGTACCTCCCCCTATGCCTTTCAGGGGCTAGGCGAGAAGGGCTTGGAGATGCTTGCCGAGGCGCGGGAAAAAACCGGACTGCCCGTTGTCACCGAGGTGATGGAACCCGCCATGATCGACCTTGTGAAAAAGTATGCCGATGTCTTGCAGATTGGCGCACGGAACATGCAAAACTATGCGCTGCTCCATGCCGCTGGCGAGTCTCAGCATCCTGTCCTCTTGAAGCGGGGGATGATGTCCACCATGGAAGAACTGCTCATGGCGGCGGAGTACATCCTCTCACACGGGAACGAACGTGTTATGCTTTGCGAGCGTGGAATCCGCACCTTCGAGACGTATACCCGCAATACCTTCGATATTAACGCTATCCCCGTCCTGAAAGAGAAAACACACCTTCCGGTGATTGCCGATCCAAGCCACGCGACAGGCAAGGCAGAGTATGTCACGGCAGCGGCGCGGGCAGCAATTGCTGCGGGCGCTGATGGCTTGATCATTGAAGTCCACTGCGATCCGGCGAACGCCCTTTCCGATGGGGCGCAGTCGCTCCGCCCGGAAAAATTTGCCAAGATGGTGGGTGAGATCAAGAAGATTGCCGAGGCAGTAGATCGCACTATCTAGTGCGGGATGTACACTCTTTGTAGGGGCGCCCCCTGGGGCGTCCGTCCCATCCCGTCTCACTCTGTAGCAGCGTCACCGAACGCCCTACCTTTCTCGTTTTTGGCAAACTCGTTACAATCCCCCCAAAGGGGATTTGATCATGGGTGATTCAGCCACCAAAGAAACGATTATCACCGTCCGTGATGTCCACAAGTGGTATGGCGATTACCACGCCCTGCGCGGGGTGAGTGTAGAGATCATGGCGGGCGAAGTTCTCGTCATTTGCGGCCCATCGGGGTCGGGAAAATCAACTTTCATTCGCACCATCAACCGCCTCGAAGAACACGAAAAGGGCGATATTATCGTGGATGGCATTAGCCTGACGAATGATGTCCGTAATATTGCTAAAATCCGCAGCGAGATCGGAATGGTCTTTCAGCAGTTCAATTTGTTTCCGCACCTCACCGTGTTGCAGAACATCACCCTTGCGCCCATCAATGTCCGGCGTTGGGCAAAGGGGAAAGCGGAAAAGATCGCCATGGAACTGCTAGAGCGTGTGCGCATCCCCGAACAAGCGCATAAATATCCCGGTCAACTCTCCGGCGGGCAGCAGCAGCGTGTTGCCATTGCGCGGGCGTTGGCAATGCAGCCTCGCATCATGCTCTTTGACGAGCCAACCAGCGCCCTTGACCCGGAGATGATCAAAGAAGTTCTCGATGTCATGCGCGATTTGGCAAAAGAAGGGCTGACAATGCTCTGTGTGACCCACGAGATGGGCTTTGCCCGCGAAGTGGCGGATCGCGTCATCTTCTTTGATCGGGGCGTGATTGTGGAGGAAAATACGCCGTCGGCGTTCTTTACCAACCCGCAGCACGAGCGAACAAAATTGTTTTTATCGCAAATTTTGGCACATTAAAACCTCTTACCGGCAGCCTCC from Anaerolineales bacterium carries:
- the aroH gene encoding chorismate mutase produces the protein MGYPNGIGGKVCRGVRGATTVTVNTREAILTATRELLRLIIKANGIAPDDVASAFFTTTLDLNADYPAIAARQLGWLNVALMCAHEMAIPHGLPQCIRVLVHWNTTRAQNEVHHVYIRGAEHLRPDRKMPIIVEDDELDALYPHGFKPDQPETQPIQEENS
- a CDS encoding O-acetylhomoserine aminocarboxypropyltransferase/cysteine synthase, whose amino-acid sequence is MSGSNGNNHELSFHTQALHAGYSPDPTTRARAVPLYQTTSYQFKNTDHAAALFALQEAGNIYTRIMNPTNDVFEQRIAALEGGIGALATASGQFAETLAILTLADTGDEIISSAALYGGTYTLFSQSLRRLGITTHFVEGDDPADYERLINDKTRAIYLETIGNPKLEIPDFEGIAKVAHKHGVPVIVDNTFGTPYLIRPFEYGVDIVVHSTTKWIGGHGLSIGGVIVDSGKFDWKASGRHRGIVAPEPAYHNAVLADVAGAAAFIIRARVVGLRDFGGSQAPFNSFLNIIGLETLALRVQRHVENALAVAQHLEKHPAVAWVNYPGLPNHKSYERAKKYLPKGAGAVIGFGIKGGRESGRAFIDNLKVFSHLANVGDARSLAIHPASTTHSQLSAEEQKATGVTEDYVRLAVGIEDIKDILWDLDQALAVAQSALTTA
- a CDS encoding isocitrate/isopropylmalate dehydrogenase family protein, coding for MAAINVCLISGDGVGAEVIPAARRVLEALGLDIHFSEAEAGWACFQKQGDALPPATLEAIRAADGTLFGATQSPSTKVEGYRSPVLAMRRAFDLYANLRPTVSLPVPGCPPGIDLLIVRENTEGMYSGRERREGDTAISERVITVPATERIARYAFAAAQKRPRKNVTIVHKANVLKETDGLFREVCFRVAAEFPDVAVDELLVDACAMWLVKNPARFDVIVTENLFGDILSDEAAGLVGGLGIAPSANIGAGKIAYFEPVHGSAPDIAGQGVANPTGAILSAAMLLAHVGQPETAGRIERAVWATLYDGIYSRDLGGEAGTQAMTEAILARLWL
- a CDS encoding amino acid ABC transporter ATP-binding protein, with product MGDSATKETIITVRDVHKWYGDYHALRGVSVEIMAGEVLVICGPSGSGKSTFIRTINRLEEHEKGDIIVDGISLTNDVRNIAKIRSEIGMVFQQFNLFPHLTVLQNITLAPINVRRWAKGKAEKIAMELLERVRIPEQAHKYPGQLSGGQQQRVAIARALAMQPRIMLFDEPTSALDPEMIKEVLDVMRDLAKEGLTMLCVTHEMGFAREVADRVIFFDRGVIVEENTPSAFFTNPQHERTKLFLSQILAH
- a CDS encoding 3-isopropylmalate dehydratase codes for the protein MRYTGKTWVYGDNVNTDVIFPGKYTYTVSDLAQMAAHALEDLDPTFAKTVRAGDILVGGNNWGNGSSREQAVTCLVAAGVRVLIAKSIARIYFRNAVNGGLLPVVCPAAVAAIESGEVVTVDTETCTITCGAGIFEFPQLSPSLKTILEAGGLIEMLKVKLAAQSHP
- the aroF gene encoding 3-deoxy-7-phosphoheptulonate synthase — translated: MIVIMSIAATTKETSAVIARIKELGFRAHLSEGEERAVIGIIGDDRKVPEPDIFAVMPGVERVTRVSAPYKLASRDFHPHPTFVRLNGMEVGSSKIAIIAGPCSVESRNQILETAQAVKEAGATALRGGAFKPRTSPYAFQGLGEKGLEMLAEAREKTGLPVVTEVMEPAMIDLVKKYADVLQIGARNMQNYALLHAAGESQHPVLLKRGMMSTMEELLMAAEYILSHGNERVMLCERGIRTFETYTRNTFDINAIPVLKEKTHLPVIADPSHATGKAEYVTAAARAAIAAGADGLIIEVHCDPANALSDGAQSLRPEKFAKMVGEIKKIAEAVDRTI
- a CDS encoding homoserine O-acetyltransferase, which produces MCDSHSVGIVQRHLVHFNEALPLQGGGVLPAFTLAYETYGMLDADCRNAILICHALSGDSHVAGYYTDDPAEAPGWWDEAVGPEKMFDTNRYFVICSNVIGGCRGSTGPSSLAADGQPYGLRFPILTVGDMVAAQRHLLDHLGIHRLFAVVGGSMGGMQALQWAVDYPDRVQNVLFLASTARSSAQNIAFNEIGRQAIYADPNWNNGDYYGKTPPDAGLAVARMVGHITYMSEYSLETKFGRDLQTGGRYTFAPEYTVESYLKYQGEKFVQRFDANSYLYVTKALDYFDIAEGCADMGEALAHVTAKFLVISFSSDWLYTAAQARELITALSGRAVEYHHVEASFGHDSFLVEVETMTHLVGGYLNRQWAALIEA
- a CDS encoding glycosyltransferase family 2 protein, which encodes MNDIPVVTIIIPCLNEINFIDTCLTSVLNFELNSGSFEVIVVDGMSTDGTRNALAWWTMRYPKYMRVLDNPYQIVPTAMNIGIREARGRWIVRLDAHSMYPSDYLSLCLDTAMSSNADNVGGVVIPQRKDETRQASLIQALTTHSFGVGDAEFRLETTSAYVDTVPFGCYRRDVFEKIGLFDERLVRNQDYEFNRRLTSAGGRIWLNPDIRIYYYNEPTLGELFQQARYTGRWNPYMWVVAPYSFSPRHAIPGLFLLGLLKGILAIHLLPVLVLPYGMILLLYGILALISAAQQSYKYGKWMLPILPFLFLLYHLNYGYGILRGVIDVLLHRSPVQNGQEVWKGAGFKLIKPKELKNGFVYSAQQITVDP
- a CDS encoding [LysW]-lysine hydrolase; translated protein: MSLDPLAVLKGLVEHYSPSHQERRASEYLAAQMTAMGFDNAFVDAADNAVGVIGTGSREIVLLGHIDTVAGYIPVTLGDGKLYGRGTVDAKGPLATFACAAALVGAREGWRIVVIGATEEEAITSKGAHHALSVYTPEYVVIGEPSRWDRITLGYKGRLLVDYCCMRPVVHTARLEPNAIEHAVRYWNAVQTAVAQINEGRDKAFDQVFASIRSIQSRSDGFHDTAEMTLGFRLPPDITPDDLFARLGDFAELGTLTPRGGERTYRAEKNTPLTRVFNNAIRDVGGKPGYVYKTGTSDMNIVGAVWSCPIVAYGPGDSTLDHTPEEHIEIDEYLRAVNVLRRALIELTGEAEAR